From Alloacidobacterium dinghuense:
GGCCAAAGAGGAATGGCAGGGGGCAGGCTCTTGAGAATCTCCAAGGGCGAAGGTGCTGCTGTCTGTGCGGCCGCTGGAATGGATGACGCTGAAAAAAGGGAAGTAAGAAGCGCGAAAGAACAGAGGGAGAGAATCTTCATCCGCGCCAGTATACGTGGCTTGCCCAGTCACATGGGATTGCACGCCGTATCCCCTCGCTGTCTGATCTTGGTGACCCTTTCAGCTGCCATGTAGAATGACGGCAGCCACAATGAAGACGGTCCTTGCCTCAAAGTTTCTCCTGCCTTGCGTGCTTGCAGCTGGTTTTCCTTTTTCTGTTGCGACTTTTTCCCGGGCGCAATCACAGACGGCACCTGCCCCGACTCCGCCGCTTGCGCAGACGCAGCCTGCCATTCCCGCGAAATCGGCTGGGCAACAGCCGAACGGTCAGCCGCCAAATGGCCAGCAACCGGGCGATCAGCAATATACGATCACGGCGACAGCCAACGAAGTCGATCTCGTCTTCACGGTCACGGATAAGCACGGCCGCTTCATCAAGGACCTGCAGCAGCGCGATTTCGCCCTGCTTGACGATCAGAAAGCCCCAGCGCAGGTTTACAGCTTCACCCAGCAGACGAATCTGCCCCTGCGTGTCGGGATTGTGATCGACACCAGCACTTCCATTCGGCAGCGCTTCTCGTTTGAGCAGCAGGCGGCAGCGGAATTTCTCTTCAAGAGCATCCAGCCGAGGTCGGATAAGGCCTTCGTGATGGGCTTCGATGTCACACCCGACTACAAGCAAGACTGGACCAACAATCTCGACCTGTTGAACACCGGCATCAACGCTCTGCGCTCGGGCGGCGGCACCGCGCTCTTTGATGCAATCTACTCGGCATGCCGGGATAAGCTGCTCGACGCCTCTCGCGGACAGGAACCCGTACGTAAGGCTATCGTGCTCGTTTCCGATGGCGACGACAACCAGAGCCACGCTTACCTGACCGATGCCATCAAGGAATGCCAGCGGGCTGAAACCATCGTCTACGCCATCAGCACCAACGTGAGCCCGAGCCGCGACCGCGGCGACGACACGCTCACGAAAATTGCAGAAGCCACCGGCGGCCGCGCATTCTTTCCCAAGCGCATGGAAGACATGTCACTGAATTTTGCGGACATCGAAGACGAATTGCGCAGCCAGTACGCGCTGGTTTACAAGCCTGCGGACTTCATCGCAAACGGAGCCTTTCGAACGATCTATCTTTTCTGTCTCGACCGGCGATACACGGTACGCGCGCGTCAGGGCTACTTTGCGCCAAAGTCGCAATAGCGACGATTAGCTATCTGCCATTGAGCAGCTCCAGCAGCTTCGCCTCGTCAATGACGGGGACCTTCAGCTCTTGCGCTTTATCCAGCTTCGAGCCAGCTTCTTCGCCTGCAACAACGTAGCTCGTCTTCTTGCTCACTGAACCAGACACACGTCCGCCTGCGGATTCAATCTTCGCCTTAGCGTCTTCGCGGGACAGGGTCGGCAGCGTGCCGGTCAGCACAAACGTCAGGCCTTCCAGTTCTGAAGACTTCTTTCGCTTCTCAGCCGTGAACGTCAGCCCGGCGTCGCGCAGATGTTCCACGAGCCGCCGGTTCGTCTCTTCATCGAAGAACTCGCGAATCGCCTGCGAAACACGCGGCCCCACTTCGTTCACGCGTTCCAGCTCCTCCTGCGAAGCAGCCATCAGCGCGTTCATCGATCCGAACTCCTCGGCAAGCAACTGTGCCGTACGCTCGCCGATAAAGCGAATCCCCAGGCCGTATAGCACGCGATTGAGCGGAGCCTTCTTCGACTGCTCGATTTCTTTGAGCAGCGTTCGCGCCGTCTTTTCACCAATGCGTTCCAGGGACAGCAGCTTCTCTTCGTCGAGCTTGTAGAGTTCGGCAATGCTGCGCACCATTTTTCGATCAAGCAGCTGGTTTACCACGGCCTCGCCCAGCCCTTCGATATTCATCACGCCACGAGAGGAATAATGCAGCAGGCTTTCCCGCAGACGCGCCGGGCAATCGGCATTTACACATCGATAATCGGCCTCGCCTTCCGCGCGAACGATTTCGCTGTTGCATTCAGGGCAATGCGTGGGGAAGTGAAACGTCGTGTGCCCACGCGAATGTTCCGTGTCCTCGACGACTTCCACCACTTTCGGAATCACATCGCCGCCGCGCTCGACCTTGACCCAGTCGCCGATCTTCAGACCCAACTCCTCAATAAAATCGGCGTTATGCAGCGTCGCACGGCTGACCGTTGTTCCGCCAATCACCACAGGCCTAAGCCATGCCACCGGAGTCAGCTTGCCTGTGCGGCCCACCTGCACCTTGATGTCCTCAACCTGTGTCGTTCCAGCACGCGCCGTGAATTTATAGGCTACGGCCCAGCGCGGCGCGCGACCGGTATACCCGAGCCGTGCCTGCAGATCCGTTGAGCTGACTTTGATGACGACGCCGTCAATTTCGTATCCCAGATCCGCGCGGTGTTTCTCCGCGCGATCCACAAAGCCCATCAGCTTGTCGAAGCTGTGAATCGCCTCGCGATGCGGATTCACGCGGAACCCGGCCGCAGTCAACGCGTCCAGTGCATCGCTCTGCTCGCTGAAGATGGTCTCGCCTGTCGTTGTCAGTGCAAAGTAGGCATAGAAATCAAGCCGGCGTTGGGCAACGATATTCGGCTCGAGCGTGCGAATCGTGCCTGCGGCATAGTTGCGCGGGTTTGCCGCCGGGGCAAGTCCCTGCGCTTCGCGTTCTTCATTCGCTTTCACAAAAGCCTTCAGCGGCATGACCACCTCACCGCGCACTTCGAACATAGGCGGCAGCTTCGCCTTGCGCAGCTTTGCCGCAGAAACGGAAAGCGGGACCGAACGAATCGTGCGAACATTTGTGGTCACATCCTCGCCGATCGTTCCATTGCCGCGCGTCAGCCCGCGCGCCAGCTGCGCTGAACCATCCGGCCCCTCCTGATAGAGAAGCGCCATCGAAAGGCCATCCAGCTTGTACTCGCAGACATAGCTGATCTCGACACCTTCGCCCACGCGCTCACGCACGCGGCGGTCCCAATCGCGCAGCTCCTCTTCGCTGGTCACGTTGTCTAGCGAGAGCATCGGACGCGAATGCGCGACCTTCGGGAAACCTTCTTTGGGTTTGCCGCCTACGCGCTGTGTCGGCGAATCGGGTGTGATCAGCTCCGGATGCTCTTTCTCAAGCGCCTGCAGCTCGCGTACCAGAACGTCGTATTCGGCGTCTGAAATCTCAGGAGAATCCATCACATAGTAAAGGTGCTCATGATGCCGTATCTCATCGCGCAATGCTTCAATCCGGTCAGCTGCGGTGCTTTTGGTCATGAGGAAGATTATAGAAAGCAGAAAGGCAACTAAGGAGCGGCTAGCGATAAAGCGGTCTGCTGGTGATACGGTCAGCTAAGAACCTGTCAGCGAACTGCTCTTTTTTTCTGAGGTGTAAATCAAGGAGCGTTTTTGCTGACCGCTTTATCAGCTGACCGGACTTACGCTGACCGCCTTTTTGCTGACCGCTCCTCAGCCCTGTGTTACGTTGGCTTTTCGAGCCTATGGAACCCGTCACACACTTCCTGACCGGAGCCTGCCTCGCCCGCTCCGGTTTCAACCGCAAGGCAGCCTATGCAACGCTCGCCATGACACTGGCGGCCGAAGCCCCCGATCTCGATGTCTTCTGGGCCTTTCGCGGCCCGGTTGCCGGATTCGAGCATCATCGCGGCATCACGCACACTTTCATCGCCGCGCCTTTCATCGCCCTCATTACGGTGGCTGTTGTGTGGATGATCCACAAGATCCGTAAGAAGCCGCCGCAGGCTCCGGTGCGTTGGGGCCTGCTCTGGTGCTTTGCCCTGATTGCCCATCTCAGTCATCTGCTGCTTGATTTCACCAATAACTACGGTCTGCGTCCGTTCTTTCCGTTTAATCCGCGATGGTATTCGTGGGATATCGTCTTCATTTTCGAGCCGCTCATGTTCGCCGCGCTTTTGCTGGCGCTGGTTCTGCCGTGGTTCTTTGGTCTTGCCGACCGCGAGATCGGCGCGAAACGCGTTAAGTTTCGCGGACGAGGCTGGGCGATTGCCGCGTTCGTCTTTATTGCTTTGCTCTACACCGTGCGCAACGCGGAACACGCGCACGCGATCAACCTTGTCCGTAATTCCAGCGTTATCAATGCGCCTATCCTGCGCGTCTCCGCTGAGCCCGAGCCGATCAACCCATTCCTCTGGCAGGCCATCATCGAAACCGCAGACTTCTACCAGCGCGCTGCCGTGCACACGCGCTCAGATCAGATTGAACTCGACCCATCTGAAGATGTGTTCTACAAGCCGCCCGTAACCATGGCCACCCTCGCGGCAAAGCGCTCCTTGCTGGGCCGCGTCTATCTCGACTGGGCACAGTGGCCGGTGGTTGAAGACAAAGGCGCGATGCCACCACCGGGCTACAATATCGATCCGCCCGACCCTAACTGGCACACGGTTCAGTTCCGCGATCTACGCTTTGATTATCCCGTCCTCACGCGGAAAGCGAGCGACTCGATCCTCTCCGGCTGGGTCTACGTCGGTCCGCAAAATGAAATCGAAGGCATGTTCATGAGCGGCAAGGAACAAAAGGATTAATTATCGAGATGCAGCAATCGCCAGCCCGTTCGTATCGACAATTCCCGGAATGGCTGTCGTCTGAAACGTCGAGAGGTCAATCTTCACCAGCCCGCCGTCGCGGGCCTTCGTCTCGGGATTGAAGAGCCCCGCCGGAATGCGAACATTCGAGACCCACGCATGCTTTCCGTCCGCATCGAGAGCAGCGAGCAACGGACTCCCCGTTTCAATCCGGTGTGCCACCGCGCCTGTTTTAGCATCGATGACCAGCACCACTCCATCCAGAACCGCTGGAGCAAGAATCCAGCGTCCATCCGGCGTTACCGAAGGATAGAAAATCTGTCCCACATCAAGATGGCCGAATTTCGTCACGCCGGTGAGCCTGTCGGGTTCAAGCATCAGCAGCTCACTTTTTCCCGACACGATGAGGTGGTGCCCATCAGCAGTCCACGCCAGCCCACGCGGAGATCCGGTCGCAATACATACCTTCATTTTCCCCGCCTCAGGATCGATACGGCAAACCTTTCCCTCGGTCGTGAATGCAAACAGCGCCGAGCCATCTGCATTGAAGATGAAGTTATGCACTCCGGGCGGTAGCGGAAAGGTCCGCAGCACGGCGCCAGACGCTGCATCGAAGACAACCATACCGGCATTGCCTTCTTCCGCATTCGTGAAAAGCTCTTGAAATTTTGGAGGCCGCAGCTTCAACCCATGTGGGGCCGTGAATCCCGCAGGCAGTTTGAAGCGGGCGCGCACGACACGCCGCTCCAGATCGAGAACCGAAATCGTCGTCCCCGGAGTTCCCGCCTTGTGATTCGCTTCAAGCAAGCCGAAGTTCGAGACATACGCTGTCCGCCCGTCCGGAGTCAGTTCGATCTCATGCGGCTTCTCACCTACGGCGATTGCAGTCGGGTGTGACGGATCCGCAGCCGGAAAAACCAGCACCTTGCCGGGGCCTTCCTGAACGACGGCAATCGTCTGCCCATGCAAGGTGAGGGTGAGTATCCCGGCGATCATGCTGTAGAAAATTCGCACCGCTGGTTTATACCACGCCCAGATTATCGAAACGGATGCATATAGTATGGTGCCAATTCCTTAAGGGTCCCGAACACACGCCTATCTCTGCTGTAGGAGAACCGAATGCCGAAGATTCGCGCCCTCTTGTGCACCGCGCTGATGCTGACTGCAATTGCCTTTCACCTGAACGCCGGACACAGTGAAACAACCCAGGACCTGATGCCCTTGTTGCTGACGGTGCATGATGCGCCGGTGCCATTCACCGGCTCCGACGGCCATGTTCACCTTGTGTATGAGCTGTGGATGGCGAACTTCTCGAGTGGTGAAGCAGATATCGAAAAGGTTGAGGTTTTGGGCGACGGCTTGGTACTCCAGACGCTTGACCGGAACGCGACTGCGAGCCGGTTGCAGCCTGCGGGCAAGCGCGAATCTGCCGGAGCCATTACCGGAGGTGCGCAATCGCTGCTCTTTCTTGATGTCATTTTGCCTGCCGGCGCTTCGA
This genomic window contains:
- a CDS encoding VWA domain-containing protein gives rise to the protein MKTVLASKFLLPCVLAAGFPFSVATFSRAQSQTAPAPTPPLAQTQPAIPAKSAGQQPNGQPPNGQQPGDQQYTITATANEVDLVFTVTDKHGRFIKDLQQRDFALLDDQKAPAQVYSFTQQTNLPLRVGIVIDTSTSIRQRFSFEQQAAAEFLFKSIQPRSDKAFVMGFDVTPDYKQDWTNNLDLLNTGINALRSGGGTALFDAIYSACRDKLLDASRGQEPVRKAIVLVSDGDDNQSHAYLTDAIKECQRAETIVYAISTNVSPSRDRGDDTLTKIAEATGGRAFFPKRMEDMSLNFADIEDELRSQYALVYKPADFIANGAFRTIYLFCLDRRYTVRARQGYFAPKSQ
- a CDS encoding metal-dependent hydrolase — its product is MEPVTHFLTGACLARSGFNRKAAYATLAMTLAAEAPDLDVFWAFRGPVAGFEHHRGITHTFIAAPFIALITVAVVWMIHKIRKKPPQAPVRWGLLWCFALIAHLSHLLLDFTNNYGLRPFFPFNPRWYSWDIVFIFEPLMFAALLLALVLPWFFGLADREIGAKRVKFRGRGWAIAAFVFIALLYTVRNAEHAHAINLVRNSSVINAPILRVSAEPEPINPFLWQAIIETADFYQRAAVHTRSDQIELDPSEDVFYKPPVTMATLAAKRSLLGRVYLDWAQWPVVEDKGAMPPPGYNIDPPDPNWHTVQFRDLRFDYPVLTRKASDSILSGWVYVGPQNEIEGMFMSGKEQKD
- the ligA gene encoding NAD-dependent DNA ligase LigA, yielding MTKSTAADRIEALRDEIRHHEHLYYVMDSPEISDAEYDVLVRELQALEKEHPELITPDSPTQRVGGKPKEGFPKVAHSRPMLSLDNVTSEEELRDWDRRVRERVGEGVEISYVCEYKLDGLSMALLYQEGPDGSAQLARGLTRGNGTIGEDVTTNVRTIRSVPLSVSAAKLRKAKLPPMFEVRGEVVMPLKAFVKANEEREAQGLAPAANPRNYAAGTIRTLEPNIVAQRRLDFYAYFALTTTGETIFSEQSDALDALTAAGFRVNPHREAIHSFDKLMGFVDRAEKHRADLGYEIDGVVIKVSSTDLQARLGYTGRAPRWAVAYKFTARAGTTQVEDIKVQVGRTGKLTPVAWLRPVVIGGTTVSRATLHNADFIEELGLKIGDWVKVERGGDVIPKVVEVVEDTEHSRGHTTFHFPTHCPECNSEIVRAEGEADYRCVNADCPARLRESLLHYSSRGVMNIEGLGEAVVNQLLDRKMVRSIAELYKLDEEKLLSLERIGEKTARTLLKEIEQSKKAPLNRVLYGLGIRFIGERTAQLLAEEFGSMNALMAASQEELERVNEVGPRVSQAIREFFDEETNRRLVEHLRDAGLTFTAEKRKKSSELEGLTFVLTGTLPTLSREDAKAKIESAGGRVSGSVSKKTSYVVAGEEAGSKLDKAQELKVPVIDEAKLLELLNGR
- a CDS encoding YncE family protein, which translates into the protein MRIFYSMIAGILTLTLHGQTIAVVQEGPGKVLVFPAADPSHPTAIAVGEKPHEIELTPDGRTAYVSNFGLLEANHKAGTPGTTISVLDLERRVVRARFKLPAGFTAPHGLKLRPPKFQELFTNAEEGNAGMVVFDAASGAVLRTFPLPPGVHNFIFNADGSALFAFTTEGKVCRIDPEAGKMKVCIATGSPRGLAWTADGHHLIVSGKSELLMLEPDRLTGVTKFGHLDVGQIFYPSVTPDGRWILAPAVLDGVVLVIDAKTGAVAHRIETGSPLLAALDADGKHAWVSNVRIPAGLFNPETKARDGGLVKIDLSTFQTTAIPGIVDTNGLAIAASR